ATTTCACGGCGTCTGCGGCTTTGCGAAACGCTTCCTGTATAGAATCAGGCGGCAGAGCACAATCTTCGAGGCCGGCATCTGCTAACGCCGGAGGAAGGATCTTGTCAAGCAAGCCGGCTCTTTCTTTCGCAGCCTCCATAGTAGATTCAGAGCTCCTCTCTCCTCTTCCGTGATCGAATCAATGAACCCTAATTTcgatattttaattattttcgaGAGAAAGGCGGTAACAAGGGTATTTACGTCATTTGACTCGAGTTAACGAAATGGcccaaggttttttttttgacgaaccAGGGTTCGACGCCTAGCGAGGACACATGGACTCGGTTGCCAAGTGTTAAGATTAATGAAATGCAAACCACGAAAGATCTTTTATCATCTTCCCGGTAACGCTCTCGCCGGAGAAGCCTCCGAAATCCACAAGCGTCACCgggagagatagagagagagagaatccaTCAACGTAGATTCTATCGAACACCTCAGGCTTCGATTTTCCCTGGCAGTGATCCAAAATCAGCAGATCTTCCTTTCGATCCCGCCGTATTTCGAAAATCGAATCCTAACTTCCACTCATCTAAGAGAATGAGACCTTAGTTTCTCTTCCTAATCTGCTGAGAGAATCGAGAGGGATTAGGTTCAACTATGAGCAGCCAGAAGCAGGTGGTGACAGTTAGGGACCTGGTAGAGGAAGCCAAGAAGCGGATCGTAATCCTTGTGGTATGCGTCGTCGGACTCTCCTACCTCCTCTCCCGTAAGTTTCGCACTTCTCCTCTCAGCAAATCTCTAATTAATTGAATTAATCacgtttgtttgtttgtttgtttttttatacaGTGACAAGTTCATCTGTTTTAGTTAACCTCCCTGCTGCTGCTTGCTTGATCATCCTCCTTCGTTACTTCTCACTCGACATCGAAATCAAAAGAAAGACCGCAGCGTACAATAATAGCAAAGCTTCGACACCATCTCTAATAAACAAACCTCCAGAACTCCCTAAAGCAGCTCCACGCTCTGATTGGAGAAGCAAAGTGAACTCTCAGGTCGTTGAAGATGCTTTAGATCGCTTCACTCGTCACCTCGTTTCCGAATGGGTGCTTGATCTCTGGTACTCCCGCATAACACCGGATAAGCAAGGTCCTGAGGAGCTGGTGTTTATTATCAACGGTGTTCTCGGGGAGATTTCACGGCGGTTTAGAAACGTGAATCTCATTGATCTGTTGACAAGGTATATGGGGTCTCATAGTGAGTTTCTTCTTACGATTGATTGCCTCTCCAAGTAACTACTGAAGTACTAAACTTTTTGGGATTGATTTCAGGGATCTGATTGATATTATATGTCGTCGTGTGGAGGTTTTCCGTGAACATCAAGGAAAGATTGAGAGAAAACAAAGGAGAAGCCTCAGTTTCGAAGACCGTGACTCAGAACTGAGGCGTCTGATGGCCGCTGATGATAAATTGCACCCTGCATTGTTCTCTCCTGAATCCGAGCATAAGGTGCGATTAGCTGTTTATtaacatttatttgttttttggaTTATTTAACCACTTTTATGCGCTATTATGTGGTTATGTTCTGGTCTCTGTTTTTCAGGTTCTCCAGCATGTAGTGGACCGTCTCATTTCAATAACGTTCAGGCCAGAGGATCTGCACTGTGCTTTTTTCCACTATACCGTGAGAGAACTTCTTGCTTGCTGTGTGATGCGACCAGTCGTAAATTTAGCCAATCCTCGGTAAGATATTTTACCTCTTTTGGATCCTGTTATTGTCACCTCAGTGGTCCTCAAATTATTTTCCAGGTTTATAAATGAGAGGATTGAAGCTGCTGTGATATCAAAGATAAAGACTAGTGACGGTTCTAGTGCTGCAAAAGAGACATCTCAGTCTGAGGATCTCTCGGAGATTTCTCATGATCCTTTTTCTAGATATCTGGACCCCTCTGTCACAGGTGTTGAGCTTGTGCAATTAAAAAATGAACAGCAGGAAAAGAAAAATGCTACAGATAAACAGCATGTAAAGGATTTGGCCAAAGATCCATTGCTTTCAATAGACACTCGATCTTCCCGATCTTGGAACTCCTTACCCTTACCTTCCAAAGGGGTTGATGATATTAAAGATCTTCAAGGACATCGAGGAGGAGAGGGCTGGGGTGATGTATTAGACAAGGTGTCACAAAGGAAAACGGAGACCCTTTCTCCCGAGCATCTTGAAAGCGTGTGGGCAAAGGGAAGAAACTATAAAAAGAAGGAAGGTGAGAAAGTTGTTGAGCGGGTGCCGCCGAGATGGTCTAGCAAGGAATCGTGCAGCGATGCTGATGCTGCAGAACCTAAAAAGTTGAGTGAAAGCACTGCGAATGCAAGAGGAACTAGCCAGCATAAGGAAGTAAATACAGAAAGTCTCTTATCAGGTTATTCCTCTGCTGAAGAGGACGAGGATCAAACAAAAAGTAGTCGTTCTTATACATCTGAGGAGGATGAAACTGTAACAGGTCTAAACAGTCCTGGGACTCGAGTCTGGGATGGTCGAACGAACAGAAATCCTGTTGTTTCACGGATACACCATCCACTTGAAAATTCTGGTCGTCGTTCCGTTAAACACAGTAAAGAGCATGAACATTACGAGCAAGCACCCAGACATCAATCTAGCAGGAAGAGATCCAGACGTTCTGGACAGATTCGAGGCAATGATGATAGCGATGATTCTGAAAATGATTCTTTGGCTAGATCATGCAGTGGAACATCTGCAACCTCGTCTGCATCATACATTTCAATGGCGGGAAGTGACCTTCCCAATGCCCTTAAAAGTTCTTTGTTGGTTGATTCCTTTGACAAATTGAGATGTGAGGTGAGTAAATATCTATTTGGCATCCAAACACCCATAAAGCTGTAGACAATGATGTTCCATATGCTGTGAATCATATGATGGATGGATAAATTTAGGTTCTTCTCGCAGGTTTTGGGTGCCAATATTGTGAAGAGTAGTTCTAAGATGTTTGCTGTGTATTCAATCGCTGTCACAGATGAAAGTAATCGTAGCTGGTCTATCAAAAGAAGGTGAAATAATATTACTTTTACGGATCTGATGATAGCGCATTGTctttttaaacaatatttacTTATGTGAACCTCCAGATTTCGACATTTTGAGGAGATTCACCGGCGGCTTAAAGTGTTTCCCGAGTACAATCTTCATTTACCGCCAAAGCATTTCCTGTCAACAGGGGTGGACATACCTGTTATCCAAGAGCGATGTCTACTCCTTGATGACTATCTCAAGGTCAAACGTCCTGTCACTTGTTTCTAGTCTCTGTTGATACTTTATTCATGGTGTTTTGTCTAaggatttgttttgttttctactgAATTTGTATTTTGATGAGTAGGTTGACTGTGAATCAGATTttgtgttttcatattttgGTCGTTACTTCTGGATTTTTGAAAAGCTATTGCTGAAgtttttatacataaaacattaCCGTCTGCTAGGACTCTGTAAATTAGTCTGAAGTAGAGTCTGGCATGCTCTGATGTACTGAAGTTATGTGCTTATGTATATTGATTTGCTCCAGTAACTAGTGCTGATAGCTGCTTGAAGCTTTGTACATAGTTGTTTTTCACATGCCGTCTGTTCTTTCACGTTAACCAACATGTGAATACATTGAAGTGATTTCTCAGTTTTTCTTAATCTGCGATTACCTTTTTTCTGCTTTGCTCAGAAGCTTTTGCAGATACCCAGAATTTCAGGATCGATTGAAGTTCGGGACTTCCTCAGTGTGGATTCCCAGGTAAGTTCTCTTCTTCTGAATCAAAGATCACTAGTGCTAACAAAATTTGAATGTGTATAATGTTGCTGCTGTGCAGGCTTATGCGTTTTCAAGCTCTTTCTCTATCGTTGAGACGCTGACGGGTGGGTAATTTACAACACAATGGGATTTTGAATTTTACTAGTTTGCTCTTATTTACTGTCACTAGTAAATCTTTTCAGTTAAACCTGTCCGTAAGACCTCAAATATGGCCGAGGTGACGCCGGGCCTTCTTCCTCCGAGAGAAAATCTTAATTCAGAGAATGGGAAATCGGGAGTCAAAAGTGATCTGAAGTCAAAAGCGAAATCGCCTGGAAATGAATATACGAAGACGCCTGATTCAGATGTGGGAAATAGCAAAGAGAACGGTGGACTGAAAGTGGGTACTCAACATGGTGATGTTGTGGCCTTTGCAGGCCTGCCGACAGAGG
The Raphanus sativus cultivar WK10039 chromosome 1, ASM80110v3, whole genome shotgun sequence DNA segment above includes these coding regions:
- the LOC108850808 gene encoding uncharacterized protein LOC108850808, producing MSSQKQVVTVRDLVEEAKKRIVILVVCVVGLSYLLSLTSSSVLVNLPAAACLIILLRYFSLDIEIKRKTAAYNNSKASTPSLINKPPELPKAAPRSDWRSKVNSQVVEDALDRFTRHLVSEWVLDLWYSRITPDKQGPEELVFIINGVLGEISRRFRNVNLIDLLTRDLIDIICRRVEVFREHQGKIERKQRRSLSFEDRDSELRRLMAADDKLHPALFSPESEHKVLQHVVDRLISITFRPEDLHCAFFHYTVRELLACCVMRPVVNLANPRFINERIEAAVISKIKTSDGSSAAKETSQSEDLSEISHDPFSRYLDPSVTGVELVQLKNEQQEKKNATDKQHVKDLAKDPLLSIDTRSSRSWNSLPLPSKGVDDIKDLQGHRGGEGWGDVLDKVSQRKTETLSPEHLESVWAKGRNYKKKEGEKVVERVPPRWSSKESCSDADAAEPKKLSESTANARGTSQHKEVNTESLLSGYSSAEEDEDQTKSSRSYTSEEDETVTGLNSPGTRVWDGRTNRNPVVSRIHHPLENSGRRSVKHSKEHEHYEQAPRHQSSRKRSRRSGQIRGNDDSDDSENDSLARSCSGTSATSSASYISMAGSDLPNALKSSLLVDSFDKLRCEVLGANIVKSSSKMFAVYSIAVTDESNRSWSIKRRFRHFEEIHRRLKVFPEYNLHLPPKHFLSTGVDIPVIQERCLLLDDYLKKLLQIPRISGSIEVRDFLSVDSQAYAFSSSFSIVETLTVKPVRKTSNMAEVTPGLLPPRENLNSENGKSGVKSDLKSKAKSPGNEYTKTPDSDVGNSKENGGLKVGTQHGDVVAFAGLPTEWVPPKLTLPLLDLVDVVFQLQEGGWIRRKAFWVAKQILQLGMGDALDDWVLEKIRLLRRGTVVASGVQRVEQILWPDGIFITKHPKRQQQSSSSEEEQQQEAERRAKFVRELMIEKAPATVVSLVGQKEYEQCAEDLYFFLQSSVCLKLLAYDLLELLLTSAFPEMEQAFKQLQDEKHLFGQYTPPT